A single genomic interval of Stenotrophomonas sp. ZAC14D1_NAIMI4_1 harbors:
- a CDS encoding NosD domain-containing protein encodes MRRRLSVVSLSLLAVLPSLALAYQAEPPREDLQVLRVDRYADDANAGSLRWAITTANAAPGRYRIEIDAVGTAPYVIKPAAPLPEIKGPVQIIGTPWARDGQYVAIDGSAYVTGTGTDACPGAEPGQSGTNVRTTTLPGLVLRDTQGVELAGLEIRNFCIGVLVNRASHNEIHDNRIVANKGGAGIMLTGDDGKGQSTATTTVHNRIVRNAFLDNGDGLELTRGAAWNLVADNLFQSTRANPEPSQGIEILWGNDNSVVHNRFVDYSDGLQINWGNRNYIAANTFTGNSLGLSITGSGNVVDGNTITGNGIGIGVRPQPISAPNRFTANRIFGNGLPIERCEAGGACVKGQPRGAIVFGVPGLEHASFVGSRGRGVDNDPSKRARICTAAGQADCQPQPNLGQAAPQLTAVQGKGAQRQLTGRFQGVPDSRYQVEVFGNRAASGSEAELVLGSVEARTDAQGQGSFTFALGAGADAAAAGSLTATVTSAQGATSPLSAPLSLR; translated from the coding sequence ATGCGCCGTCGTCTGTCCGTTGTTTCCCTGTCCCTGCTTGCCGTGCTCCCGTCGCTGGCGCTGGCTTACCAGGCCGAACCGCCGCGCGAAGACCTGCAGGTCCTGCGCGTGGACCGCTACGCCGACGACGCCAATGCCGGCTCGCTGCGCTGGGCCATCACCACCGCCAACGCCGCACCGGGCCGCTATCGCATCGAGATCGACGCCGTCGGCACCGCACCCTACGTGATCAAGCCGGCCGCGCCGCTGCCGGAAATCAAGGGTCCGGTGCAGATCATCGGCACGCCGTGGGCGCGCGATGGCCAGTACGTCGCCATTGATGGTTCGGCCTACGTCACCGGCACCGGTACCGATGCCTGCCCGGGCGCCGAGCCGGGCCAGTCCGGCACCAACGTGCGCACCACCACGCTGCCGGGCCTGGTCCTGCGCGATACCCAGGGCGTGGAACTGGCCGGCCTGGAGATCCGCAACTTCTGCATCGGCGTGCTGGTCAACCGCGCCAGCCACAACGAGATCCATGACAACCGCATCGTCGCCAACAAGGGCGGCGCCGGCATCATGCTCACCGGCGACGACGGCAAGGGCCAGTCCACCGCCACCACCACCGTGCACAACCGCATCGTGCGCAATGCGTTCCTCGACAACGGCGACGGCCTGGAGCTGACCCGCGGCGCGGCCTGGAACCTGGTGGCCGACAACCTGTTCCAGTCCACCCGGGCCAACCCGGAACCTTCGCAGGGCATCGAGATCCTGTGGGGCAACGACAACAGCGTGGTCCACAACCGCTTCGTCGATTACTCCGATGGCCTGCAGATCAACTGGGGCAACCGCAACTACATCGCGGCCAACACCTTCACCGGCAATTCGCTGGGCCTGAGCATCACCGGCAGCGGCAACGTGGTCGATGGCAACACCATCACCGGCAATGGCATCGGCATCGGCGTGCGCCCGCAGCCGATCAGTGCGCCGAACCGCTTCACCGCCAACCGCATCTTCGGCAACGGCCTGCCGATCGAGCGCTGCGAAGCCGGCGGCGCCTGCGTGAAGGGCCAGCCGCGCGGCGCCATCGTGTTCGGCGTGCCCGGCCTGGAACACGCCAGCTTCGTCGGCTCGCGTGGCCGTGGCGTCGACAACGATCCGTCCAAGCGCGCACGCATCTGCACCGCTGCCGGCCAGGCCGATTGCCAGCCGCAGCCGAACCTGGGCCAGGCAGCGCCGCAGCTGACCGCCGTGCAGGGCAAGGGCGCGCAGCGCCAGCTGACCGGCCGTTTCCAGGGCGTGCCCGACAGCCGCTACCAGGTGGAAGTGTTCGGCAACCGCGCAGCCAGCGGCAGCGAGGCCGAGCTGGTGCTGGGCAGCGTCGAGGCCCGCACCGATGCGCAGGGGCAGGGCAGCTTCACCTTCGCGCTCGGTGCCGGGGCAGATGCTGCCGCTGCCGGCAGCCTGACCGCCACCGTCACCTCGGCGCAGGGCGCCACCTCCCCCCTGAGCGCGCCGCTGTCGCTGCGCTGA
- a CDS encoding carbohydrate porin, protein MNPAKSPSLGLSLGILATALLPALASAQSSNRYDGKTLTGDWGGTRTDLYERGIAFRGDYVGEAMGVVDGGYGETGARYAQQVRVGMDLDMGKLAGWDGGAFHFTLNDRRGRSTSVDFVGNRFPIQEAYGGQYTRLTELSYDQTFNAGQSYYKLGYYAMGNQFGLHSLLTHFVNAAFCAHPLAMSGNSGWYNYPMARWGGEFAQQISPAVNVRTGWFQVNPNLGGNIERNAFRPFVSGTTGSLFPVEVTWTPAKGSRYAGVYKFGGYYDTSRVGKRGLDTSPTTGRHGAYVLAEQRLTQESADPSRGLTAFAQYMVSDTDTAQIKRWYALGGVYQGIGSRAQDSIALGYVGADINDRLVDARRATLMAGGVPTDSPLYNLSQAEELFELSYSFQVNPWLMIRPDVQYIINPGTFNYSGTDNAWAVGVQAKVTF, encoded by the coding sequence ATGAATCCTGCGAAATCCCCTTCACTGGGCCTGTCCCTGGGCATCCTCGCCACTGCGCTGCTGCCGGCCCTGGCCAGCGCGCAGTCCAGCAACCGCTACGACGGCAAGACCCTCACCGGCGACTGGGGCGGTACCCGCACCGACCTGTACGAGCGCGGCATCGCGTTCCGCGGTGACTACGTGGGCGAAGCGATGGGCGTGGTGGACGGTGGCTACGGTGAAACCGGTGCGCGCTACGCGCAGCAGGTGCGCGTGGGCATGGACCTGGACATGGGCAAGCTGGCCGGCTGGGACGGCGGTGCGTTCCACTTCACCCTCAACGACCGTCGCGGCCGCAGCACCTCGGTGGACTTCGTCGGCAACCGCTTCCCGATCCAGGAAGCGTACGGCGGGCAGTACACGCGGCTGACCGAACTGAGCTACGACCAGACCTTCAACGCGGGCCAGTCGTATTACAAGCTGGGCTACTACGCGATGGGCAACCAGTTCGGCCTGCACAGCCTGCTGACCCACTTCGTCAACGCGGCCTTCTGCGCGCACCCGCTGGCGATGTCCGGCAACAGCGGCTGGTACAACTACCCGATGGCACGCTGGGGCGGCGAGTTCGCGCAGCAGATCAGCCCGGCGGTGAACGTGCGCACCGGCTGGTTCCAGGTCAATCCGAACCTCGGCGGCAACATCGAGCGCAATGCGTTCCGTCCGTTCGTCTCGGGCACCACCGGTTCGCTGTTCCCGGTGGAAGTGACCTGGACCCCGGCCAAGGGCAGCCGCTACGCCGGCGTCTACAAGTTCGGCGGTTACTACGACACCTCGCGCGTGGGCAAGCGCGGCCTGGATACCTCGCCGACCACCGGCCGCCACGGCGCCTACGTGCTGGCCGAGCAGCGCCTGACCCAGGAGTCGGCCGACCCGAGCCGCGGCCTGACCGCGTTCGCGCAGTACATGGTGTCCGACACCGATACCGCGCAGATCAAGCGCTGGTATGCGCTGGGCGGCGTCTACCAGGGCATCGGCTCGCGCGCGCAGGACAGCATCGCGCTGGGCTACGTGGGCGCCGACATCAACGACCGCCTGGTCGATGCGCGCCGGGCCACGCTGATGGCCGGGGGCGTGCCCACCGATTCGCCGCTGTACAACCTCAGCCAGGCCGAGGAGCTGTTCGAACTGTCCTACAGCTTCCAGGTGAACCCGTGGCTGATGATCCGCCCGGACGTGCAGTACATCATCAACCCCGGCACCTTCAATTACAGCGGTACCGACAACGCCTGGGCCGTCGGTGTCCAGGCCAAGGTGACCTTCTGA
- the aroD gene encoding type I 3-dehydroquinate dehydratase, translating to MKFPFASVVLAGALSASPLLALAAPPPAVLQVGQLRIGEGSPRTIVPITGATADVALQQAAAIAASKATDIAEWRIDYLDIATDGKALVALGKRIQATLGGKPVIVTFRTKAEGGAKPISDADYGALYATLLRGGVAQLIDVEMFRDPKVVQALVAQAHKAGVKVVMSNHDFHATPPREEIVARLLKQQELGADVLKIAVMPRDAGDVLALLDATWQVRQQSDKPLLTMSMGGTGVVSRLAGETFGQALTFGMIGTPSAPGQVEVDRLQDVLQVIHASSQAGR from the coding sequence ATGAAATTCCCGTTCGCGTCCGTTGTCCTCGCCGGTGCGCTCAGCGCCTCCCCCCTGCTGGCCCTGGCCGCACCGCCGCCGGCGGTGCTGCAGGTCGGCCAGCTGCGCATCGGCGAGGGCAGCCCCCGCACCATCGTGCCGATCACCGGTGCCACGGCTGACGTTGCCCTCCAGCAGGCTGCCGCCATCGCTGCCAGCAAGGCCACCGACATCGCCGAGTGGCGCATCGACTACCTGGACATCGCCACCGATGGCAAGGCGCTGGTCGCGCTGGGGAAGCGCATCCAGGCGACGCTGGGCGGCAAGCCGGTCATCGTCACCTTCCGCACCAAGGCCGAAGGCGGCGCCAAGCCGATCAGCGATGCCGACTACGGCGCGCTCTACGCCACGCTGCTGCGTGGCGGCGTCGCCCAGTTGATCGACGTGGAGATGTTCCGCGACCCGAAGGTGGTGCAGGCGCTGGTGGCGCAGGCGCACAAGGCGGGGGTGAAGGTGGTGATGTCCAACCATGACTTCCACGCCACGCCGCCGCGCGAAGAGATCGTCGCGCGGCTGCTGAAGCAGCAGGAACTGGGCGCGGACGTGCTGAAGATCGCCGTGATGCCGCGCGATGCCGGTGATGTACTGGCCCTGCTCGATGCCACCTGGCAGGTGCGCCAGCAGAGCGACAAGCCGCTGCTGACGATGTCGATGGGCGGCACCGGCGTGGTGTCCCGGCTCGCGGGCGAAACCTTCGGCCAGGCCCTGACCTTCGGCATGATCGGCACCCCGTCGGCGCCAGGCCAGGTCGAGGTCGATCGCCTGCAGGACGTCCTGCAGGTCATCCATGCATCCAGCCAGGCCGGTCGCTGA
- a CDS encoding MFS transporter, which translates to MSHASAAAPSLVLERMSPFQWTAIAICVLLNMLDGFDVMVMAFTAPHVSADWELSGKVLGLMLSAGLVGMALGSFLLAPLADRWGRRPMIVCCLLILTSGMALSALAANAWQLGALRVYTGIGIGGMLAGVGVITAEYANAKWRSTAVALQATGYPIGATAGGLLAAWMLEHWSWHSVFLIGAGASLLCIPLVLKCLPESLDFLVARRPANALPRLNALLSRMRMPELQALPPAPVRDGQRQGYAALFVGDLRRVALLIALAFFLHMFAFYFVLSWTPKLLVSAGVSAQQGITGGVLLNLGGIVGGSLFGWLASRWSLSKLTAGALLLAMVSMLGFAAFNTQLGVAFPLAFVIGAALFAAMAGLYAAAPVVFAAEVRTTGLGWAIGIGRVGAILSPLTVGVLVDGHWQPSALYVLCALPLLLAAWACLGLRVGVGQNRR; encoded by the coding sequence ATGAGCCACGCCTCCGCCGCCGCACCCTCGCTTGTCCTGGAACGGATGAGCCCCTTCCAGTGGACCGCCATCGCCATCTGCGTGCTGTTGAACATGCTCGATGGCTTCGATGTGATGGTCATGGCCTTCACCGCACCGCACGTATCGGCGGACTGGGAACTGTCGGGCAAGGTGCTGGGGCTGATGCTCAGTGCCGGCCTGGTCGGCATGGCGCTGGGTTCGTTCCTGCTGGCGCCATTGGCGGATCGCTGGGGCCGGCGGCCGATGATCGTCTGCTGCCTGCTGATCCTGACCAGCGGCATGGCGCTGTCGGCGCTGGCTGCCAACGCCTGGCAGCTGGGCGCGCTGCGCGTCTATACCGGCATCGGCATCGGCGGCATGCTGGCCGGTGTCGGCGTGATCACCGCCGAGTACGCCAACGCCAAGTGGCGCAGCACGGCGGTCGCGCTGCAGGCCACCGGTTATCCGATTGGCGCCACCGCTGGCGGCCTGCTGGCGGCGTGGATGCTGGAGCACTGGTCCTGGCACAGCGTGTTCCTGATCGGTGCGGGTGCCTCGCTGCTGTGCATTCCGCTGGTGCTGAAGTGCCTGCCGGAATCGCTGGATTTCCTGGTCGCGCGTCGCCCGGCCAACGCGCTGCCGCGGCTTAACGCACTGCTGTCGCGCATGCGCATGCCGGAACTGCAGGCACTGCCACCGGCGCCGGTGCGTGATGGCCAGCGCCAGGGCTATGCGGCGCTGTTCGTGGGCGACCTGCGCCGCGTCGCGCTGCTGATCGCGCTGGCCTTCTTCCTGCACATGTTCGCCTTCTACTTCGTGCTGAGCTGGACACCGAAACTGCTGGTCTCGGCCGGTGTCTCGGCGCAGCAGGGCATCACCGGTGGCGTGCTGCTGAACCTGGGCGGCATCGTCGGCGGCAGCCTGTTCGGCTGGCTGGCCTCGCGCTGGTCGCTGTCGAAGCTGACTGCCGGTGCGTTGCTGCTGGCGATGGTCTCGATGCTGGGCTTTGCCGCCTTCAATACGCAGCTGGGCGTGGCGTTCCCGTTGGCCTTCGTGATCGGCGCGGCGTTGTTCGCGGCGATGGCTGGCCTGTATGCGGCAGCGCCGGTGGTGTTCGCCGCCGAAGTGCGTACGACCGGCCTGGGCTGGGCCATCGGCATCGGCCGCGTCGGCGCGATCCTCTCGCCGCTCACCGTGGGTGTGCTGGTGGATGGCCACTGGCAACCCTCGGCGCTGTACGTGCTGTGCGCACTGCCGCTGCTGCTGGCGGCCTGGGCATGCCTGGGCCTGCGCGTCGGCGTGGGCCAGAACCGGCGTTGA
- a CDS encoding 3-oxoacid CoA-transferase subunit A: MIDKTVASVEAAVADIHDGATVMIGGFGTAGMPDELIDALIAQGARELTIINNNAGNGDTGLAALIKHKRVRRIVCSFPRQADSQHFDAAYRAGEIELELVPQGNLAARIHAAGSGLGAIFTPTGYGTELAQGKETREIDGRHYVLEYPLHADFALIKADRGDRWGNLVYRKTARNFGPLMAMAARCAIVQVREVVALGELDPEAVVTPGIFVQRVVPVAAEGVQA; encoded by the coding sequence GTGATCGACAAGACCGTGGCCAGCGTGGAAGCAGCGGTGGCCGATATCCATGATGGTGCCACCGTGATGATCGGCGGCTTTGGTACCGCCGGCATGCCTGACGAGCTGATCGACGCGCTCATCGCACAGGGCGCGCGCGAACTGACCATCATCAACAACAACGCCGGCAACGGCGATACCGGCCTGGCTGCGCTGATCAAGCACAAGCGCGTGCGCCGCATCGTCTGCTCGTTCCCGCGCCAGGCCGATTCGCAGCACTTCGATGCTGCTTACCGCGCTGGCGAGATCGAACTGGAGCTGGTGCCACAGGGCAACCTGGCCGCGCGCATCCACGCGGCCGGCTCCGGCCTGGGCGCGATCTTCACCCCGACCGGCTACGGCACCGAGCTGGCCCAGGGCAAGGAAACGCGCGAGATCGACGGCCGCCACTACGTGCTCGAATACCCGCTGCATGCCGACTTCGCGCTGATCAAGGCCGACCGCGGCGACCGCTGGGGCAACCTGGTGTATCGCAAAACCGCGCGCAACTTCGGCCCGCTGATGGCCATGGCCGCACGCTGCGCCATCGTGCAGGTGCGTGAGGTGGTGGCGCTGGGCGAACTGGACCCGGAGGCCGTGGTGACCCCGGGCATCTTCGTACAACGCGTAGTGCCGGTGGCCGCTGAAGGAGTGCAGGCATGA
- a CDS encoding 3-oxoacid CoA-transferase subunit B → MNKLSREQMAARVARDIPEGAYVNLGIGLPTTVANFLPADKEIFLQSENGLLGMGPAPAPGQEDPDLINAGKQPVTLLTGGCYFHHADSFAMMRGGHLDICVLGAFQVSAHGDLANWSTGAADAIPAVGGAMDLAIGAKQVFVMMDLFTKKGESKLVAECSYPLTGLRCVSRVYTDVAVFDLGADGATVLEMVEGMDIEQLRELTGLPLALAEGA, encoded by the coding sequence ATGAACAAGCTCAGCCGCGAACAGATGGCCGCGCGCGTGGCGCGCGACATTCCCGAAGGGGCTTACGTCAACCTGGGCATCGGCCTGCCGACCACGGTGGCCAACTTCCTGCCGGCCGACAAGGAGATCTTCCTGCAGTCGGAAAACGGCCTGCTGGGCATGGGCCCGGCGCCGGCCCCCGGCCAGGAAGATCCGGACCTGATCAACGCCGGCAAGCAGCCGGTCACGCTGCTGACCGGCGGCTGCTATTTCCACCATGCCGATTCGTTCGCGATGATGCGTGGCGGCCACCTCGACATCTGCGTGCTCGGTGCGTTCCAGGTGTCGGCACACGGCGACCTGGCCAACTGGAGCACGGGCGCTGCCGACGCGATCCCCGCCGTGGGCGGTGCGATGGATCTGGCCATCGGTGCCAAGCAGGTCTTCGTGATGATGGACCTGTTCACCAAGAAGGGCGAAAGCAAGCTGGTGGCCGAGTGCAGCTACCCACTTACCGGTCTGCGCTGCGTGTCGCGCGTGTATACCGATGTGGCGGTGTTCGACCTCGGCGCCGACGGTGCGACCGTGCTGGAAATGGTCGAGGGAATGGACATCGAACAACTGCGTGAACTGACCGGCCTGCCGCTGGCACTGGCCGAGGGAGCCTGA
- the pcaF gene encoding 3-oxoadipyl-CoA thiolase: MHETYIVDGIRTPIGRYGGALSGVRADDLGAIPLKALLARHPQLDPARVEDVYLGCANQAGEDNRNVARMSLLLAGLPLTVPGSTINRLCGSGLDAIGTVARGIAAGELGLAIAGGVESMSRAPFVMGKATSPFARDQQIEDTTMGWRFINPRLRELHGVEAMGQTAENVAERYGISREDQDAFALRSQQRTAAAQARGFFDGEIVAVDVPGRKRGETVTVDRDEHPRGDTTAEALARLKPLFRQPGTVTAGNASGINDGAAALLLASGAQVKALGLAPRARILGFASAGVEPAIMGMGPVPASQKLMARLGLSITDFDAIELNEAFASQGLACMRQLGLADDAAHVNPNGGAIALGHPLGMSGARLALTLLRQLEANGGRRGLATMCIGVGQGVALAIERV; encoded by the coding sequence CTGCACGAGACCTACATCGTCGATGGCATCCGCACCCCGATCGGCCGCTACGGCGGCGCGCTGTCCGGCGTGCGCGCCGATGACCTCGGCGCGATCCCGCTGAAGGCACTGCTGGCGCGCCACCCGCAGCTGGACCCGGCGCGGGTCGAGGATGTCTACCTGGGCTGTGCCAACCAGGCCGGTGAGGACAACCGCAACGTCGCCCGCATGAGCCTGCTGCTGGCCGGCCTGCCGCTGACGGTGCCGGGCAGCACGATCAACCGCCTGTGTGGTTCGGGACTGGATGCGATCGGTACCGTGGCCCGCGGCATTGCGGCGGGCGAGCTGGGCCTGGCCATCGCCGGCGGCGTCGAATCGATGTCGCGCGCGCCGTTCGTGATGGGCAAGGCGACCTCGCCGTTCGCCCGCGACCAGCAGATCGAAGACACCACCATGGGCTGGCGCTTCATCAACCCGCGCCTGCGTGAACTGCACGGCGTGGAGGCGATGGGGCAGACCGCCGAGAACGTGGCCGAGCGCTACGGCATCAGCCGCGAGGACCAGGATGCGTTCGCCCTGCGCAGCCAGCAGCGCACGGCTGCTGCGCAGGCGCGTGGTTTCTTCGACGGCGAAATCGTCGCGGTGGACGTGCCGGGCCGCAAGCGCGGCGAGACCGTGACCGTCGACCGTGATGAACACCCGCGCGGCGATACCACCGCCGAGGCGCTGGCCAGGCTGAAGCCGCTGTTCCGCCAGCCGGGCACGGTCACCGCCGGCAATGCCTCGGGCATCAACGATGGCGCCGCCGCGCTGCTGCTCGCGTCGGGCGCGCAGGTGAAGGCGCTGGGCCTGGCCCCGCGCGCGCGCATTCTTGGCTTCGCCAGCGCCGGCGTTGAGCCGGCCATCATGGGCATGGGCCCGGTGCCGGCGAGCCAGAAGCTGATGGCACGGCTGGGCCTGTCGATCACCGATTTCGATGCCATCGAACTGAACGAAGCCTTCGCCTCGCAGGGCCTGGCCTGCATGCGCCAGCTCGGCCTGGCCGATGATGCCGCGCACGTGAACCCCAACGGCGGTGCCATCGCCCTGGGCCATCCCCTGGGCATGAGCGGTGCGCGGCTGGCGTTGACCCTGCTGCGCCAGCTGGAAGCCAACGGTGGCCGCCGTGGCCTGGCCACGATGTGCATCGGCGTGGGGCAGGGCGTGGCGCTGGCCATCGAGCGCGTGTAA
- the pcaH gene encoding protocatechuate 3,4-dioxygenase subunit beta, protein MSDPTELRGYRKPYPGSQPPRIHLPYASTALRGPGTDPIAIPVTLSEVTGPSINRITLGEHAADLTAGFPGQPQGERIIVSGRVLDENGRPVRNTVVEVWQCNAAGRYLHKGDQHDAPLDPNFKGTGQVLTDSEGRYRFTTIKPGAYPWRNHYNAWRPAHIHFSLHGDGIGQRLVTQMYFPNDPLLAFDPIYNCVDDAKARERMVSSFDWENTANEFALGYRFDIVLRGRKMTVWE, encoded by the coding sequence ATGAGCGATCCCACCGAACTGCGCGGCTACCGCAAGCCGTACCCCGGCAGCCAGCCGCCGCGCATCCATCTGCCGTATGCCTCCACCGCGCTGCGTGGCCCGGGTACCGACCCGATCGCCATCCCGGTGACGCTCTCGGAAGTGACCGGCCCGAGCATCAACCGCATCACCCTGGGCGAGCATGCCGCCGACCTGACCGCCGGTTTCCCCGGCCAGCCGCAGGGCGAGCGCATCATCGTCAGCGGCCGCGTGCTGGACGAGAACGGCCGCCCGGTGCGCAACACCGTGGTCGAGGTCTGGCAGTGCAACGCCGCCGGCCGCTACCTGCACAAGGGCGACCAGCACGACGCACCGCTGGACCCCAACTTCAAGGGCACCGGCCAGGTGCTGACCGACAGCGAAGGCCGCTACCGGTTCACCACCATCAAGCCCGGCGCATACCCGTGGCGCAACCACTACAACGCCTGGCGCCCGGCACACATCCATTTCTCGCTGCATGGTGATGGCATCGGCCAGCGCCTGGTCACGCAGATGTATTTCCCCAACGACCCGCTGCTGGCGTTCGATCCCATCTACAACTGCGTGGATGACGCCAAGGCGCGCGAGCGCATGGTGTCCTCGTTCGACTGGGAAAACACCGCCAACGAATTCGCGCTCGGCTACCGCTTCGACATCGTGCTGCGCGGTCGCAAGATGACCGTCTGGGAGTAA
- the pcaG gene encoding protocatechuate 3,4-dioxygenase subunit alpha has translation MSFQSTPWQTVGPYYRLGLEPLYRTEIAPATAQGERVEVQGQVFDGNGVPVSDAVLEIWQADAQGIYAHGEDPRRGDHDPAFDGWGRVPTDDQGRFAFTTVKPGRVPGLRGEPQAPHLVVLVFMRGLLQATRGRIYFSDEASNGEDGILALVPAERRHTLVAQAQGKGLYHWDVRMQGPDETVFFAY, from the coding sequence ATGAGTTTCCAATCCACTCCGTGGCAGACCGTAGGCCCGTACTACCGCCTGGGCCTGGAACCGCTGTACCGCACCGAAATCGCCCCGGCCACCGCGCAGGGTGAACGCGTGGAGGTGCAGGGCCAGGTGTTCGATGGCAACGGCGTACCGGTATCCGATGCCGTGCTGGAAATCTGGCAGGCCGACGCGCAGGGCATCTACGCCCACGGCGAAGACCCGCGTCGCGGCGACCACGACCCGGCCTTCGACGGCTGGGGCCGCGTGCCTACCGACGACCAGGGCCGCTTCGCCTTCACCACCGTCAAGCCGGGTCGCGTGCCCGGCCTGCGTGGCGAGCCGCAGGCACCGCACCTGGTAGTGCTGGTGTTCATGCGCGGCCTGCTGCAGGCCACCCGTGGCCGCATCTATTTCAGTGACGAGGCCAGCAATGGCGAGGACGGCATCCTCGCGCTGGTGCCGGCCGAACGCCGCCACACCCTGGTCGCGCAGGCGCAGGGCAAGGGCCTGTACCACTGGGACGTGCGCATGCAGGGCCCGGATGAAACGGTGTTCTTCGCCTACTGA
- a CDS encoding 3-carboxy-cis,cis-muconate cycloisomerase: MSHSPTLLGGLFGDPAVDAVFSDEARLQAMLDVERALARAQVQCGVIPAAVLAPIEAACSADLYAVPALSAATALAGNPAIPLVKALTAQVKANDADAARWVHWGATSQDIIDTGAVLQLRAAVSHVRARLQVLCTALARLAEAERGTGLPGRTLLQQAVPVTFGLKAAGWLDALQRSQRRLDALADDTLVLQFGGAAGTLASLQTRGLDVAEALAAGLQLPLPALPWHTARDRIAEFGSVFALLTGSLGKIATDIVLLMQSEVAEAFEPAGEGKGGSSAMPHKRNPVGCVAAIAAATRVPGLLSTLFSALPQPHERAAGQWHAEWDTVPEIVRLCAGSLAQVSVVVQGLQLDRGRMRQHLDSHGGLLYAEAVAVTLGERIGKPAAHALVEHAAKQALAQSLHLREVLGQTPEVTAQLSTAQLDALFAADSWRGMADTWIDRVLARG; the protein is encoded by the coding sequence ATGAGCCACTCCCCAACGCTGCTGGGCGGTCTGTTCGGCGACCCCGCCGTCGACGCCGTGTTCAGTGATGAAGCACGCCTGCAGGCGATGCTGGATGTCGAACGCGCCCTGGCGCGCGCGCAGGTGCAGTGCGGGGTGATCCCCGCCGCTGTGCTGGCGCCGATTGAAGCGGCCTGCAGCGCCGACCTGTACGCCGTACCCGCGCTGTCGGCCGCTACGGCACTTGCCGGCAACCCGGCCATTCCGCTGGTCAAGGCGCTAACCGCGCAGGTCAAGGCGAACGATGCCGACGCCGCGCGCTGGGTGCACTGGGGCGCCACCAGCCAGGACATCATCGATACCGGCGCAGTGCTGCAGCTGCGCGCGGCGGTCAGCCACGTGCGGGCGCGCCTGCAGGTGCTGTGCACGGCGCTGGCGCGGCTGGCCGAGGCCGAGCGCGGCACCGGCCTGCCGGGGCGCACGCTGCTGCAGCAGGCGGTGCCGGTGACCTTCGGGTTGAAAGCGGCCGGTTGGCTGGATGCACTGCAGCGCAGCCAGCGGCGCCTTGATGCGCTGGCCGACGACACCCTGGTGCTGCAGTTCGGCGGTGCCGCCGGTACGCTGGCCTCGCTGCAGACGCGCGGGCTGGACGTGGCCGAAGCCCTCGCAGCCGGGCTGCAGTTGCCGCTGCCGGCGCTGCCCTGGCACACCGCGCGTGACCGCATCGCCGAGTTCGGCAGCGTGTTCGCGCTGCTGACCGGCAGCCTCGGCAAGATCGCCACCGACATCGTGCTGCTGATGCAGTCGGAAGTTGCTGAAGCCTTCGAGCCGGCGGGCGAGGGCAAGGGTGGTTCCTCGGCGATGCCGCACAAGCGCAACCCGGTTGGCTGCGTGGCGGCCATTGCCGCCGCAACGCGCGTGCCGGGCCTGCTGTCCACGTTGTTCAGCGCCCTGCCGCAGCCGCACGAGCGCGCGGCCGGGCAATGGCACGCCGAGTGGGACACCGTGCCGGAGATCGTGCGCCTGTGCGCCGGCAGCCTGGCCCAGGTGAGCGTGGTGGTGCAGGGTCTGCAGCTGGACCGCGGGCGCATGCGCCAGCACCTGGACAGCCATGGTGGCCTGCTCTATGCCGAGGCCGTAGCGGTCACCCTGGGCGAGCGCATCGGCAAGCCGGCCGCGCACGCGCTGGTGGAACACGCCGCCAAGCAGGCGCTGGCGCAGTCGCTGCATCTGCGCGAGGTGCTGGGGCAGACGCCGGAGGTCACCGCGCAGCTTTCCACCGCACAACTCGATGCCCTGTTCGCCGCCGACAGCTGGCGCGGCATGGCCGATACCTGGATCGACCGCGTGCTCGCGCGCGGCTGA